From a single Ornithodoros turicata isolate Travis chromosome 8, ASM3712646v1, whole genome shotgun sequence genomic region:
- the LOC135365971 gene encoding chitinase-3-like protein 2 has protein sequence MDHDVQPSEPQEPRSGSTRVLADEPSFLQNILAKHNPCILLFLFVAILTIAGACTGIFYAVFEHFQTIVDLPTDDPIVPRRRQLPRESMQKIEVSRNVFCFLNHNPKSGSPYKFFIENVSVSYCSTLVYASLGIDRSGTKIRSKNPEVDFTARGIKRFVGLKKTRQDLTILLCIGSDDRDSEHFRKAVSSRETRLSFIGHTIAWLREQGFDGVVLYWRYPNLEVRTNFSRLLTSAKSMFAKSNLIACVVLPWHSSVRQKAYYVESIFNNFDYVFIDSHRTVDPYLFPVTTCQSPIRSVFRARHQGQPGLATILDDLSLESSGSLKRTALSISLGGVSFTVWKPMIHRVGMSATGPARPMDYTKKMGKVSYYEVMETLHKNSSWTKFYHRFSGCSVAFSAGTWIGFEDVKSISAKRPLVRKTSGIAVWDLEMDDFSGGLGPAWPLLTQVHSLVVD, from the exons ATGGACCATGATGTCCAGCCCAGTGAACCACAAGAGCCGCGTTCCGGGTCTACGCGTGTGCTCGCCGACGAACCCTCCTTCCTGCAGAACATCCTGGCGAAACACAATCCATGCATTCTGCTCTTTCTCTTCGTAGCAATTCTGACCATAGCAGGAGCGTGCACTGGAATCTTTTACGCTGTCTTCGAGCATTTTCAGACAATCGTCGACCTTCCAACTGACGACCCCATAGTTCCAAGGAGACGTCAGTTACCACGCGAGTCGATGCAGAAGATTGAGGTCTCCAGGAATGTCTTCTGCTTTTTGAACCATAACCCCAAGTCCGGTTCGCCTTACAAATTCTTTATCGAGAACGTGAGCGTGTCCTACTGTAGTACTCTGGTTTACGCGTCGTTGGGTATTGACAGAAGCGGAACTAAAATTCGCAGCAAAAACCCGGAGGTTGATTTCACAGCTAGAGGAATCAAGAGGTTCGTCGGTCTTAAAAAGACCCGGCAGGACCTCACGATTTTGCTATGCATCGGCAGCGACGATAGGGACTCCGAACACTTCCGTAAAGCCGTTAGCAGTCGCGAGACCAGGCTTTCATTTATCGGTCACACAATCGCGTGGTTGAGGGAGCAAGGCTTCGACGGTGTCGTCCTCTACTGGCGGTACCCCAACTTGGAAGTGAGGACTAATTTTAGCAGGCTGCTGACAAGTGCAAAATCGATGTTCGCCAAATCCAACTTGATCGCGTGCGTCGTACTGCCTTGGCACAGCAGTGTACGACAAAAGGCCTACTACGTGGAATCCATATTCAACAATTTCGATTACGTTTTCATCGATAGTCACAGAACTGTCGACCCGTACCTGTTCCCGGTGACAACGTGCCAGAGTCCCATCAGGTCTGTGTTCCGGGCCAGGCACCAAGGACAACCGGGGCTGGCGACCATCCTGGACGACCTATCTTTGGAGTCGTCCGGTTCGCTGAAACGAACTGCGCTCAGCATTTCACTTGGTGGTGTGTCCTTCACCGTGTGGAAGCCAATGATCCATCGAGTAGGTATGAGCGCCACTGGACCAGCGAGGCCGATGGACTATACAAAAAA GATGGGTAAAGTGAGCTACTATGAGGTGATGGAAACGCTTCACAAGAACTCCAGCTGGACCAAATTCTACCACAGGTTTTCTGGTTGCTCGGTGGCGTTCTCGGCGGGGACGTGGATAGGTTTCGAGGACGTTAAGAGCATCAGTGCAAAGAGACCACTCGTCAGGAAAACATCCGGTATTGCTGTGTGGGACCTGGAGATGGATGACTTCTCCGGTGGTCTAGGTCCGGCTTGGCCGCTGTTAACGCAGGTGCACAGCCTTGTGGTCGACTAA
- the LOC135366501 gene encoding organic anion transporter 3-like isoform X2, which translates to MFGTFIAGHCSDWFGRRRTILAGILATAASGAWAAFSPTFIIYTVARVTLAFGVSAFRDVTDALVMETVSPRFRYLPTISLGIGWSLGMLALPGVAYIAKDWQALQLYACVPLGVMFLVWIFLPESPRWQLANGEYDAARKNLMRLAKCNNSPKESVEEVIENAREKAGKAQETRKGFFIDLFSTKRRALTTSVFSFQLAVSSMAWYYMTVSTAAVGTNPYISFAVAAASELPVKLINALLIRFCRRRLALLGSFFLIMLVMIALIILPRGYPWVKLALLIVGKMCTSANGVIIRVHVSEVYPTIVRSVALGVCITIGRVGTVVSPFLDDLGLITFPWMSKAITSALCLSCALATRLTRETFQKALQDNFDTNQQEEATTASPPAMG; encoded by the exons ATGTTCGGGACATTCATCGCAGGACACTGTTCAGACTG GTTTGGTCGGAGGCGGACGATACTGGCGGGAATCCTAGCAACGGCTGCGTCGGGGGCTTGGGCAGCCTTTTCGCCCACTTTTATCATCTACACCGTGGCCAGAGTAACCCTTGCATTCGGAGTTAGTGCCTTTCGAGACGTCACGGATGCTCTTG TGATGGAGACGGTATCGCCCCGGTTCCGATACCTACCTACAATTTCCCTGGGTATAGGATGGAGCCTGGGCATGTTGGCTCTGCCCGGAGTGGCCTACATAGCGAAGGACTGGCAAGCCTTGCAACTCTACGCCTGCGTCCCTCTCGGTGTTATGTTCCTCGTCTGGAT ATTTCTTCCAGAGTCTCCACGATGGCAGTTAGCGAATGGTGAATACGACGCTGCCCGAAAGAATCTCATGAGGTTGGCCAAGTGCAACAACAGCCCAAAGGAAAGCGTTGAGGAGGTCATTGAAAACGCGCGGGAGAAAGCGGGAAAA GCGCAAGAGACCAGAAAGGGTTTCTTCATTGACCTTTTCTCAACTAAGCGAAGGGCGCTCACAACGTCGGTGTTCAGCTTTCAACT GGCAGTGTCCTCCATGGCATGGTACTACATGACAGTATCCACCGCAGCCGTCGGTACCAACCCATACATCAGCTTCGCAGTTGCTGCTGCGTCCGAGTTACCTGTCAAGCTCATCAACGCGCTATTGATAAGGTTCTGTCGCAGACGATTGGCGCTTCTCGGATCGTTCTTCCTTATCATGCTCGTGATGATCGCACTGATTATATTGCCTAGAG GTTACCCATGGGTGAAGCTTGCCTTGCTGATCGTTGGAAAGATGTGCACCTCTGCTAACGGCGTCATCATCCGCGTTCATGTCAGCGAGGTTTACCCAACTATCGTGCGCTCTGTGGCTTTGGGCGTCTGCATCACAATTGGAAGAGTGGGCACCGTCGTCTCACCCTTCTTGGACGACTTG GGCCTGATAACCTTCCCGTGGATGTCCAAAGCAATTACGTCCGCCCTGTGCCTGTCGTGTGCTTTGGCGACAAGGTTGACGCGGGAGACCTTCCAGAAAGCTCTTCAAGACAACTTCGACACGAACCAACAAGA AGAGGCCACcaccgcatcaccaccagcaatggggtag
- the LOC135366501 gene encoding organic anion transporter 3-like isoform X1, translating to MFGTFIAGHCSDWFGRRRTILAGILATAASGAWAAFSPTFIIYTVARVTLAFGVSAFRDVTDALVMETVSPRFRYLPTISLGIGWSLGMLALPGVAYIAKDWQALQLYACVPLGVMFLVWIFLPESPRWQLANGEYDAARKNLMRLAKCNNSPKESVEEVIENAREKAGKAQETRKGFFIDLFSTKRRALTTSVFSFQLAVSSMAWYYMTVSTAAVGTNPYISFAVAAASELPVKLINALLIRFCRRRLALLGSFFLIMLVMIALIILPRGYPWVKLALLIVGKMCTSANGVIIRVHVSEVYPTIVRSVALGVCITIGRVGTVVSPFLDDLGLITFPWMSKAITSALCLSCALATRLTRETFQKALQDNFDTNQQEATQSLTSRSQSTGCTTKL from the exons ATGTTCGGGACATTCATCGCAGGACACTGTTCAGACTG GTTTGGTCGGAGGCGGACGATACTGGCGGGAATCCTAGCAACGGCTGCGTCGGGGGCTTGGGCAGCCTTTTCGCCCACTTTTATCATCTACACCGTGGCCAGAGTAACCCTTGCATTCGGAGTTAGTGCCTTTCGAGACGTCACGGATGCTCTTG TGATGGAGACGGTATCGCCCCGGTTCCGATACCTACCTACAATTTCCCTGGGTATAGGATGGAGCCTGGGCATGTTGGCTCTGCCCGGAGTGGCCTACATAGCGAAGGACTGGCAAGCCTTGCAACTCTACGCCTGCGTCCCTCTCGGTGTTATGTTCCTCGTCTGGAT ATTTCTTCCAGAGTCTCCACGATGGCAGTTAGCGAATGGTGAATACGACGCTGCCCGAAAGAATCTCATGAGGTTGGCCAAGTGCAACAACAGCCCAAAGGAAAGCGTTGAGGAGGTCATTGAAAACGCGCGGGAGAAAGCGGGAAAA GCGCAAGAGACCAGAAAGGGTTTCTTCATTGACCTTTTCTCAACTAAGCGAAGGGCGCTCACAACGTCGGTGTTCAGCTTTCAACT GGCAGTGTCCTCCATGGCATGGTACTACATGACAGTATCCACCGCAGCCGTCGGTACCAACCCATACATCAGCTTCGCAGTTGCTGCTGCGTCCGAGTTACCTGTCAAGCTCATCAACGCGCTATTGATAAGGTTCTGTCGCAGACGATTGGCGCTTCTCGGATCGTTCTTCCTTATCATGCTCGTGATGATCGCACTGATTATATTGCCTAGAG GTTACCCATGGGTGAAGCTTGCCTTGCTGATCGTTGGAAAGATGTGCACCTCTGCTAACGGCGTCATCATCCGCGTTCATGTCAGCGAGGTTTACCCAACTATCGTGCGCTCTGTGGCTTTGGGCGTCTGCATCACAATTGGAAGAGTGGGCACCGTCGTCTCACCCTTCTTGGACGACTTG GGCCTGATAACCTTCCCGTGGATGTCCAAAGCAATTACGTCCGCCCTGTGCCTGTCGTGTGCTTTGGCGACAAGGTTGACGCGGGAGACCTTCCAGAAAGCTCTTCAAGACAACTTCGACACGAACCAACAAGA AGCGACACAAAGTCTGACAAGTCGCAGTCAAAGTACGGGCTGCACCACAAAGTTATGA
- the LOC135366501 gene encoding organic anion transporter 3-like isoform X3 yields MFGTFIAGHCSDWFGRRRTILAGILATAASGAWAAFSPTFIIYTVARVTLAFGVSAFRDVTDALVMETVSPRFRYLPTISLGIGWSLGMLALPGVAYIAKDWQALQLYACVPLGVMFLVWIFLPESPRWQLANGEYDAARKNLMRLAKCNNSPKESVEEVIENAREKAGKAQETRKGFFIDLFSTKRRALTTSVFSFQLAVSSMAWYYMTVSTAAVGTNPYISFAVAAASELPVKLINALLIRFCRRRLALLGSFFLIMLVMIALIILPRGYPWVKLALLIVGKMCTSANGVIIRVHVSEVYPTIVRSVALGVCITIGRVGTVVSPFLDDLGLITFPWMSKAITSALCLSCALATRLTRETFQKALQDNFDTNQQE; encoded by the exons ATGTTCGGGACATTCATCGCAGGACACTGTTCAGACTG GTTTGGTCGGAGGCGGACGATACTGGCGGGAATCCTAGCAACGGCTGCGTCGGGGGCTTGGGCAGCCTTTTCGCCCACTTTTATCATCTACACCGTGGCCAGAGTAACCCTTGCATTCGGAGTTAGTGCCTTTCGAGACGTCACGGATGCTCTTG TGATGGAGACGGTATCGCCCCGGTTCCGATACCTACCTACAATTTCCCTGGGTATAGGATGGAGCCTGGGCATGTTGGCTCTGCCCGGAGTGGCCTACATAGCGAAGGACTGGCAAGCCTTGCAACTCTACGCCTGCGTCCCTCTCGGTGTTATGTTCCTCGTCTGGAT ATTTCTTCCAGAGTCTCCACGATGGCAGTTAGCGAATGGTGAATACGACGCTGCCCGAAAGAATCTCATGAGGTTGGCCAAGTGCAACAACAGCCCAAAGGAAAGCGTTGAGGAGGTCATTGAAAACGCGCGGGAGAAAGCGGGAAAA GCGCAAGAGACCAGAAAGGGTTTCTTCATTGACCTTTTCTCAACTAAGCGAAGGGCGCTCACAACGTCGGTGTTCAGCTTTCAACT GGCAGTGTCCTCCATGGCATGGTACTACATGACAGTATCCACCGCAGCCGTCGGTACCAACCCATACATCAGCTTCGCAGTTGCTGCTGCGTCCGAGTTACCTGTCAAGCTCATCAACGCGCTATTGATAAGGTTCTGTCGCAGACGATTGGCGCTTCTCGGATCGTTCTTCCTTATCATGCTCGTGATGATCGCACTGATTATATTGCCTAGAG GTTACCCATGGGTGAAGCTTGCCTTGCTGATCGTTGGAAAGATGTGCACCTCTGCTAACGGCGTCATCATCCGCGTTCATGTCAGCGAGGTTTACCCAACTATCGTGCGCTCTGTGGCTTTGGGCGTCTGCATCACAATTGGAAGAGTGGGCACCGTCGTCTCACCCTTCTTGGACGACTTG GGCCTGATAACCTTCCCGTGGATGTCCAAAGCAATTACGTCCGCCCTGTGCCTGTCGTGTGCTTTGGCGACAAGGTTGACGCGGGAGACCTTCCAGAAAGCTCTTCAAGACAACTTCGACACGAACCAACAAGAGTga